The Montipora capricornis isolate CH-2021 chromosome 6, ASM3666992v2, whole genome shotgun sequence genome has a window encoding:
- the LOC138052240 gene encoding zinc finger C4H2 domain-containing protein-like produces MASSPSTRDAEEDEYMRKLETIRDIRVKTSQLDKLKSQLIQELDVAEKEGKLLKDYKAEMEALLHEKMAHVEELRLIHADINLMENTIKQSEAERERGLETLRRLHDEYKPLKRDIDKMRGSLGLDKVANLDEETSLAEFLERAPPGWKPEPQEPPPPPPVASQLAAAAAAAQQLVNKRGPQGERHFRQQQPPPMKACLSCHQQIHRNAPICPLCKAKSRSRHPKKTKRKHED; encoded by the exons ATGGCTTCTAGTCCTTCAACAAGAGACGCCGAGGAAGACGAATATATGAGGAAACTTGAGACAATTAGAGATATAAG GGTCAAGACTTCTCAGTTAGACAAGTTGAAATCCCAGCTTATCCAAGAGTTAGATGTGGCAGAGAAGGAAGGCAAACTGTTAAAAGACTACAAAGCTGAAATGGAAGCCCTGCTTCATGAGAAAATGGCACATGTGGAAGAGTTAAGGCTCATTCATGCTGACATCAATTTA atggaaaatacaaTCAAGCAGTCTGAGGCTGAGAGAGAACGAGGCCTGGAGACACTTCGAAGGTTACACGATGAATATAAACCCCTAAAAAGGGATATTGACAAGATGAGAGGATCATTGGGTCTTGACAAAGTTGCCAATCTTGATGAAGAAACAAGTCTTGCCGA GTTTCTTGAACGTGCTCCACCTGGTTGGAAGCCGGAGCCACAGGAgccccctcctcctcctcccgTAGCGTCGCAgttagcagcagcagcagcggCAGCCCAACAGCTTGTCAACAAACGAGGTCCCCAGGGAGAGAGGCACTTTCGACAACAGCAACCACCACCCATGAAGGCATGTTTGTCATGTCATCAACAGATTCATCGGAATGCTCCTATTTGTCCACTGTGCAAGGCGAAAAGTCGTTCAAGGCACCCCAAGAAGACCAAAAGAAAGCACGAAGATTAA